One window of the Triticum dicoccoides isolate Atlit2015 ecotype Zavitan chromosome 3B, WEW_v2.0, whole genome shotgun sequence genome contains the following:
- the LOC119277417 gene encoding probable LRR receptor-like serine/threonine-protein kinase IRK produces the protein MAAFAPALLLLLLAAAAATATTTTALTDDVLALVVFKTGVADPLGRLARWTEDDDRPCFWPGVGCDARAGRVTSLSLPAASLSGRLPRALLRLDALLSLSLPRNNLSGPVLPGLLASLPRLRSLDLASNRLAATVPADLFAQCRDIRTISLAHNELSGYIPPAVASCSSLLSLNLSSNRLAGPIPDGIWSLPSLRSLDLSGNSLSGSVPGGFPRSSSLRALDLSRNLFAGEIPADVGEAALLKSLDLGRNFFTGGLPDSLRRLTALRFLGAGSNALAGEVPAWIGEMWSLERLDLSGNRFAGVIPDDIAKCKNLLEADLSRNALTGELPWWVFGLPLQRVSVAGNKLDGWVKVPGDAALALHVLDLSSNAFSGGIPPQITAFAGLQFLNLSSNSISGQLPAGIGGMRLLEVLDVSANTLTGSVPPEIGGAVALRVLRMGDNSLTGRIPAQIGSCSSLVALDLSHNDITGPIPSTLGNLTSLQAVDLSQNKLNGTLPVELSNLPSLHIFDVSHNLLSGNLPNSRFFDNIPDYFLSDNSGLCSSRKNNSCGAVMPKPIVLNPNSSSNPLSQSTPSSPSSKHHKKIILSVSTLIAIAGGAAIAIGVITVTVLNRRVRAAASHPKPAIALSDDYLSQSPENDASSGKLVMFGKGSPEFSTGGHALLNKDCELGRGGFGAVYKTVLRDGQPVAIKKLTVSSLVKSKDDFERQVKVLSKMRHHNIVTLRGFYWTSSLQLLIYDYLPGGNLHKHLHECTEENTLSWMERFDIIIGVARGLMHLHQHGVVHYNLKSSNVLLDSNGEPRVGDYGLASLLPMLDRYVLSSKIQSALGYMAPEFACKTVKITEKCDVYGFGVLALEILTGRRPVEYLEDDVVVLCDLVRSALEEGRLEDCMDPRLCGEFAMEEAIPIIKLGLVCTSQVPSNRPDMGEVLSILDVVRSPQDSPGDEMV, from the exons ATGGCCGCCTTCGCTCCcgcgctgctgctcctcctcctcgcggcggccgcggcgacggcgacgaccacGACCGCGCTCACCGACGACGTGCTCGCGCTGGTGGTCTTCAAGACCGGCGTGGCCGACCCGCTGGGCCGCCTCGCCCGGTGGACCGAGGACGACGACCGCCCCTGCTTCTGGCCGGGCGTCGGCTGCGACGCGCGCGCGGGCCGCGTCACCTCGCTCTCCCTCCCCGCCGCGTCGCTCTCGGGCCGCCTCCCCCGCGCGCTCCTCCGCCTCGACgcgctcctctccctctccctcccccgcaACAACCTCTCGGGCCCCGTGCTCCCCGGCCTCCTCGCCTCCCTCCCCCGCCTCCGCTCCCTCGACCTCGCCTCCAaccgcctcgccgccaccgtcccCGCCGACCTCTTCGCCCAATGCCGCGACATCCGCACCATCTCCCTCGCCCACAACGAGCTCTCGGGCTACATCCCGCCCGCGGTCGCCTCCTgctcctcgctcctctccctcaacctctcctccaacCGCCTCGCTGGCCCGATACCCGATGGTATCTGGTCGCTGCCTTCGCTCCGGTCTCTGGACCTCTCCGGGAATTCGCTGTCGGGGAGTGTTCCTGGTGGGTTCCCCCGGAGCAGCTCGCTGCGGGCGCTGGATTTGAGCCGTAACCTTTTCGCCGGGGAAATACCGGCTGATGTCGGAGAGGCGGCGCTTCTTAAATCGCTGGATCTCGGGCGTAACTTCTTCACCGGCGGCTTACCGGATTCTCTCCGGAGGCTGACCGCGCTGCGGTTCCTTGGCGCCGGCAGCAATGCGctagctggcgaggtgccggcgtgGATCGGGGAGATGTGGTCCCTGGAGCGGCTTGACCTGTCGGGCAATCGCTTCGCCGGCGTCATCCCCGACGACATCGCGAAATGTAAGAACCTGTTGGAGGCCGATCTCAGCCGGAACGCGCTCACTGGAGAGCTCCCCTGGTGGGTGTTCGGCCTGCCACTGCAGCGCGTCTCGGTCGCCGGCAACAAGCTCGACGGGTGGGTCAAGGTCCCCGGAGATGCCGCGTTGGCGTTGCATGTGCTGGACCTGTCGAGCAACGCGTTCTCCGGCGGGATCCCGCCGCAGATTACTGCCTTCGCGGGGTTGCAGTTTCTGAACCTGTCCTCGAATTCCATATCGGGGCAGCTGCCTGCTGGCATTGGTGGGATGCGACTGCTGGAAGTGCTCGACGTCAGCGCTAACACGCTAACCGGAAGCGTGCCACCGGAGATTGGTGGCGCGGTGGCGCTCCGGGTGCTGAGGATGGGGGACAATTCTCTCACCGGCCGCATCCCGGCACAGATTGGGAGCTGCAGTTCCCTCGTTGCACT GGATTTGTCGCACAACGACATCACGGGACCGATTCCAAGCACCCTCGGGAACCTGACCAGTCTTCaggctgttgatctctcccagaacAAGCTGAATGGGACCCTGCCAGTGGAGCTTTCTAATCTGCCCAGCTTGCACATCTTTGACGTCTCCCACAACCTGCTATCAGGAAATCTCCCGAACAGCCGTTTCTTCGACAATATCCCCGACTACTTCCTATCAGACAATTCGGGCCTATGCAGCTCCAGGAAGAACAATTCCTGCGGTGCTGTCATGCCAAAGCCGATTGTACTCAACCCCAATTCCTCATCAAACCCCTTGTCACAATCCACACCAAGTTCCCCTAGCAGCAAGCACCACAAGAAAATCATACTGAGCGTCTCCACCCTCATTGCCATTGCGGGTGGTGCTGCCATTGCCATCGGAGTGATCACTGTAACTGTGCTCAATCGTCGTGTCCGTGCAGCCGCCTCCCACCCAAAGCCTGCTATTGCACTATCTGATGATTACCTTAGCCAATCCCCGGAGAATGATGCTAGCTCTGGGAAGCTTGTCATGTTTGGTAAAGGCAGCCCAGAGTTCAGCACTGGTGGACATGCCTTGTTGAACAAGGACTGTGAGCTTGGGCGAGGAGGCTTTGGTGCAGTCTACAAGACGGTGCTCAGAGACGGACAGCCGGTGGCCATCAAGAAGCTCACCGTGTCTAGCTTGGTGAAGTCTAAGGATGACTTTGAGCGACAAGTGAAGGTGCTTAGCAAGATGCGGCACCACAACATTGTCACACTGAGAGGCTTTTACTGGACTTCATCGCTGCAGCTGCTCATCTATGATTACCTCCCAGGAGGAAATCTGCACAAGCACCTCCATGAGTGCACTGAGGAGAACACTCTTTCCTGGATGGAGAGGTTTGACATTATCATCGGTGTTGCCAGGGGACTGATGCACCTCCACCAGCATGGCGTCGTCCATTACAATCTCAAGTCAAGCAATGTGCTGCTGgacagcaatggtgagcccagggtCGGTGACTATGGCCTTGCAAGCCTACTCCCGATGTTAGACCGGTATGTGCTGAGCAGTAAGATCCAGAGTGCACTTGGATATATGGCGCCAGAATTCGCATGCAAGACGGTGAAGATCACCGAGAAGTGCGACGTCTACGGCTTTGGGGTGCTTGCACTGGAAATCTTGACGGGCAGGAGGCCCGTTGAGTACTTGGAAGATGACGTGGTCGTGCTATGTGACTTGGTGAGAAGCGCGCTGGAGGAAGGCAGGCTGGAGGACTGCATGGATCCGCGACTGTGCGGCGAGTTCGCGATGGAGGAGGCCATTCCGATCATCAAGCTGGGCCTCGTTTGCACATCGCAGGTGCCGTCGAACCGGCCGGACATGGGCGAGGTGTTGAGTATACTTGATGTGGTGAGGAGCCCTCAGGACAGTCCAGGGGATGAGATGGTATAA